A genomic segment from Diospyros lotus cultivar Yz01 chromosome 5, ASM1463336v1, whole genome shotgun sequence encodes:
- the LOC127801816 gene encoding common plant regulatory factor 1-like isoform X2 has protein sequence MGNSDETKTSKPEKPSSPPLEQTSIHVYPDWAAMQAYYGPRVAVPPYFNSAVAPGHAPHSYMWGPPQPMMAPYGSPYAAIYAHGGVYAHPGVSLAATPNPETPTKSSGTTDQGLMKKLKGFDGLAMSIGNGNADSAEGGANHTQSQSTETEGSSDGSNGNSAGAGQYGRKRSREETPTTGGDAKTESVPTGEVNGASDKVMVIEVPPSSVAGNVMGNAMALELKNPPNANAKASPTNVAQPYAIMPNETWLQNEREMKRERRKQSNRESARRSRLRKQDKLKGARGGGQMEEVDDKRLPLGTENLLSRVDNSGSVDRSDEGSEVPEKNSKSGGAKLRQLLSASPRTDAVAAG, from the exons ATGGGAAATAGTGACGAGACAAAGACTTCCAAGCCAGAGAAACCATCCTCACCTCCACTG GAACAGACGAGCATTCATGTCTATCCAGATTGGGCAGCCATGCAG GCATATTATGGTCCTAGAGTTGCTGTACCACCATATTTCAACTCAGCTGTTGCACCTGGTCATGCTCCACACTCTTATATGTGGGGTCCCCCACAG CCTATGATGGCACCATATGGGTCACCTTATGCAGCAATTTATGCACATGGAGGGGTTTATGCACATCCTGGAGTTTCTCTT GCTGCTACTCCAAACCCAGAAACACCTACAAAATCATCTGGTACTACAGATCAAGGCTTAATGAAGAAGTTGAAAGGGTTTGATGGGCTAGCTATGTCGATAGGCAATGGTAATGCTGACAGTGCTGAGGGTGGAGCTAACCATACACAATCACAGAG CACGGAGACAGAGGGTTCAAGTGATGGAAGTAATGGTAATTCAGCAGGG GCAGGTCAATATGGCAGGAAAAGGAGCCGCGAGGAAACACCAACTACTG GTGGAGATGCCAAGACTGAATCAGTTCCAACTGGTGAAGTGAATGGAGCATCTGATAAAGTTATGGTTATCGAAGTCCCCCCTTCAAGTGTTGCAGGAAATGTGATGGGGAATGCAATGGCATTGGAGCTAAAAAATCCTCCAAATGCAAATGCCAAGGCTAGCCCAACCAATGTTGCCCAACCTTATGCAATAATGCCAAATGAAACCTGGTTACAG AATGAGCGCGAGATGAAACGAGAAAGGAGGAAACAATCTAATCGAGAATCTGCAAGAAGGTCCAGATTGAGGAAGCAG GACAAACTGAAAGGTGCGCGAGGAGGAGGACAAATGGAAGAGGTAGATGACAAGAGGCTGCCGCTGGGCACAGAGAACCTCCTTTCTAGAGTCGACAATTCTGGATCAGTTGACAGAAGCGACGAAGGCAGCGAAGTGCctgagaaaaattcaaaatcaggAGGTGCAAAACTCCGGCAGCTTCTGAGTGCCAGCCCGAGAACAGACGCGGTCGCAGCTGGCTGA
- the LOC127801816 gene encoding common plant regulatory factor 1-like isoform X1, protein MGNSDETKTSKPEKPSSPPLEQTSIHVYPDWAAMQAYYGPRVAVPPYFNSAVAPGHAPHSYMWGPPQPMMAPYGSPYAAIYAHGGVYAHPGVSLAATPNPETPTKSSGTTDQGLMKKLKGFDGLAMSIGNGNADSAEGGANHTQSQSTETEGSSDGSNGNSAGAGQYGRKRSREETPTTGGDAKTESVPTGEVNGASDKVMVIEVPPSSVAGNVMGNAMALELKNPPNANAKASPTNVAQPYAIMPNETWLQNEREMKRERRKQSNRESARRSRLRKQAEAEELATRVKSLTSENTTLRSELNQLTENSEKLKLENAKLMDKLKGARGGGQMEEVDDKRLPLGTENLLSRVDNSGSVDRSDEGSEVPEKNSKSGGAKLRQLLSASPRTDAVAAG, encoded by the exons ATGGGAAATAGTGACGAGACAAAGACTTCCAAGCCAGAGAAACCATCCTCACCTCCACTG GAACAGACGAGCATTCATGTCTATCCAGATTGGGCAGCCATGCAG GCATATTATGGTCCTAGAGTTGCTGTACCACCATATTTCAACTCAGCTGTTGCACCTGGTCATGCTCCACACTCTTATATGTGGGGTCCCCCACAG CCTATGATGGCACCATATGGGTCACCTTATGCAGCAATTTATGCACATGGAGGGGTTTATGCACATCCTGGAGTTTCTCTT GCTGCTACTCCAAACCCAGAAACACCTACAAAATCATCTGGTACTACAGATCAAGGCTTAATGAAGAAGTTGAAAGGGTTTGATGGGCTAGCTATGTCGATAGGCAATGGTAATGCTGACAGTGCTGAGGGTGGAGCTAACCATACACAATCACAGAG CACGGAGACAGAGGGTTCAAGTGATGGAAGTAATGGTAATTCAGCAGGG GCAGGTCAATATGGCAGGAAAAGGAGCCGCGAGGAAACACCAACTACTG GTGGAGATGCCAAGACTGAATCAGTTCCAACTGGTGAAGTGAATGGAGCATCTGATAAAGTTATGGTTATCGAAGTCCCCCCTTCAAGTGTTGCAGGAAATGTGATGGGGAATGCAATGGCATTGGAGCTAAAAAATCCTCCAAATGCAAATGCCAAGGCTAGCCCAACCAATGTTGCCCAACCTTATGCAATAATGCCAAATGAAACCTGGTTACAG AATGAGCGCGAGATGAAACGAGAAAGGAGGAAACAATCTAATCGAGAATCTGCAAGAAGGTCCAGATTGAGGAAGCAG GCTGAGGCCGAAGAACTTGCAACGAGAGTTAAATCCCTTACTTCTGAGAATACGACACTTAGGTCTGAACTTAATCAACTGACTGAGAATTCAGAGAAGCTGAAGCTTGAAAATGCTAAGCTAATG GACAAACTGAAAGGTGCGCGAGGAGGAGGACAAATGGAAGAGGTAGATGACAAGAGGCTGCCGCTGGGCACAGAGAACCTCCTTTCTAGAGTCGACAATTCTGGATCAGTTGACAGAAGCGACGAAGGCAGCGAAGTGCctgagaaaaattcaaaatcaggAGGTGCAAAACTCCGGCAGCTTCTGAGTGCCAGCCCGAGAACAGACGCGGTCGCAGCTGGCTGA